A single window of Bordetella genomosp. 11 DNA harbors:
- a CDS encoding bifunctional diguanylate cyclase/phosphodiesterase, which produces MSLLRQLLASVAVVTVLLLVGSQMLNIQTARRYLGEELRAREETAAATLAMAYARDPAPDQAAWRALAADVFSSGGYRRIDVQGGLDISYRKQGGNAAAPDWFVSLFAPPSHVATRTFQGAHGVQGTVTVVADDSAALHALWRHSLDLAVLVLCVGLGWLLYIGGLVRWLRKRLLQGISAQVRALADGNTEPPAALPAWREVADVADALAEARERLRMTAEEANARIESLQLELNLDAVTRLPNRKYFFNELRRALNSGAPQSQGESGHVLMFRQRDLAAINRHMPRDFTDQWLRSVALRLDQKLGRRHIPPFLLARLNGSDFALLLHGVPAAQAEVLAEQLRQELRALRVSLGENQWCRWALAVAPYSRGNHASELLALVDHALMRAESADTDVPVRAEAPGASEAAGELQWRDTLVMALEQHRFSLATRALQGPDGETLRAEATLMLHDTDAQTPTPAHVFMPAAIRLGMSSECDIQAVRLALDWLVSHSGTLAITVALPSLGQSNFLCRLGQMLRDRPAQAARLVFEIEARGLVENFVNVRGLCEVACDAGARVGVRQLADDFGAMTRLHELPIAYVKLGEAFVDALARSPGSQHLAASVRETAQGLGVEVYADGPTDAQTAAFLERVGIAAVGYSDEALVA; this is translated from the coding sequence ATGTCCCTATTGCGCCAATTGCTCGCCAGCGTCGCCGTGGTCACGGTTCTGCTCCTGGTCGGGTCGCAGATGTTGAACATCCAGACGGCCCGTCGCTACCTTGGCGAAGAGCTGCGGGCCCGTGAAGAAACCGCGGCGGCCACGCTGGCCATGGCCTATGCGCGCGATCCTGCCCCTGACCAGGCCGCCTGGCGCGCGCTGGCAGCGGATGTTTTCTCCAGCGGCGGCTACCGGCGGATCGACGTACAGGGCGGGCTGGATATCAGCTATCGCAAGCAAGGCGGGAACGCGGCGGCGCCCGACTGGTTCGTTTCGCTTTTCGCCCCGCCATCTCACGTGGCGACACGGACATTCCAGGGCGCCCATGGCGTGCAAGGCACCGTCACGGTCGTCGCCGACGATAGCGCGGCCCTGCACGCGCTGTGGCGGCATTCCCTCGACCTGGCCGTGCTGGTGCTCTGCGTGGGACTGGGCTGGCTGCTTTATATCGGCGGGCTCGTACGGTGGTTGCGGAAACGGCTGCTGCAGGGCATCAGCGCCCAGGTGCGCGCGCTGGCGGACGGCAATACGGAACCGCCTGCCGCGCTGCCGGCATGGCGCGAAGTCGCGGACGTCGCCGATGCCCTGGCCGAAGCGCGCGAACGGCTACGCATGACCGCCGAAGAGGCCAACGCCCGCATCGAGTCCCTGCAGCTGGAGCTGAACCTGGACGCGGTCACGCGGCTGCCCAACCGCAAGTACTTTTTCAACGAGCTGCGACGCGCGTTGAACAGCGGAGCACCGCAATCGCAAGGGGAATCCGGCCATGTCCTGATGTTCCGCCAGCGCGATCTGGCCGCCATCAACCGCCATATGCCGCGCGACTTCACGGACCAATGGCTGCGTTCCGTCGCCTTGCGGCTGGACCAGAAGCTGGGGCGCCGCCATATTCCGCCGTTCCTGCTGGCGCGGCTGAACGGCTCGGACTTCGCCCTGCTGCTGCATGGCGTACCGGCGGCGCAGGCCGAGGTCCTGGCCGAACAGCTACGGCAGGAACTGCGCGCCCTCCGTGTTTCCCTGGGCGAGAACCAATGGTGCCGGTGGGCGCTGGCGGTAGCGCCCTATTCGCGCGGCAACCATGCCAGCGAACTGCTGGCCCTGGTCGATCATGCGCTGATGCGGGCGGAAAGCGCCGACACCGACGTCCCTGTACGCGCCGAAGCGCCTGGCGCATCGGAAGCGGCCGGCGAGCTGCAATGGCGCGACACGCTGGTCATGGCGCTGGAACAGCATCGCTTTTCGCTGGCCACCCGCGCGTTGCAGGGCCCGGACGGCGAAACGCTGCGTGCGGAAGCCACACTGATGCTGCACGATACCGACGCGCAAACGCCCACGCCGGCGCATGTTTTCATGCCGGCCGCGATTCGCCTGGGCATGTCGTCAGAGTGCGACATCCAGGCGGTCCGGCTTGCCCTGGACTGGCTGGTCTCGCATAGTGGCACGCTGGCCATCACCGTAGCCTTGCCCTCGCTCGGACAATCGAACTTTCTGTGCCGCCTGGGACAAATGCTGCGCGACCGGCCCGCGCAGGCCGCCCGCCTGGTGTTCGAAATCGAAGCCCGCGGCCTGGTGGAGAACTTCGTCAACGTGCGGGGCCTGTGCGAGGTGGCGTGCGACGCCGGTGCGCGAGTCGGCGTGCGCCAACTGGCCGATGACTTCGGCGCCATGACCCGCCTGCACGAGCTGCCCATCGCATATGTCAAACTGGGAGAGGCCTTCGTCGATGCCCTGGCGCGCAGCCCTGGCAGTCAGCACCTGGCGGCTTCCGTGCGCGAAACCGCCCAGGGACTGGGCGTCGAAGTCTATGCGGACGGCCCCACCGATGCGCAGACCGCGGCGTTTCTGGAGCGCGTCGGCATCGCGGCAGTGGGCTATTCCGACGAAGCGCTGGTCGCCTGA
- a CDS encoding protein adenylyltransferase SelO: MSAVSGASPRAPRAASLAELPISNSFAALPPAFYTRLAPQGLNAPRLLHANEQAAGLIGLAPEVLRTEAFLDVFSGRAPLPGGDTLAAVYSGHQFGIWAGQLGDGRAHLLGEVEGPGGNWELQLKGAGMTPYSRMGDGRAVLRSSVREYLASEAMNGLRIPTTRALALIVSDDRVMRETVETAAIVTRMSPSFVRFGSFEHWAARREPAMVQTLADYVIDRFYPECRHPVPGAEEGPQAPLVRLLDAVVGRTARLMADWQSVGFCHGVMNTDNMSILGLTLDYGPYGFMDGFRLDHVCNHSDTEGRYAWNRQPSVALWNLYRLAGSLNSVIQDADVVKAVLDRYEGAFTQAFHDRMAAKLGLEAWRPDDEGLLDDLLKLMHEQRADFTLAFRRLSGAVRGDFQPFLDLFIDREAAREWLGRLQQRHEAEPRDAGSRADAMDRVNPLYVLRNHLAELAIRAAAQGDASIIEELLRVLRDPYTEQPEFARYAGLPPDWASDLEVSCSS, encoded by the coding sequence ATGTCAGCTGTCTCCGGAGCTTCCCCGCGCGCGCCACGCGCCGCCTCCTTGGCCGAATTGCCGATCAGCAATTCCTTCGCCGCGTTGCCCCCGGCCTTCTATACGCGCCTGGCGCCACAGGGCTTGAACGCGCCGCGCCTGCTGCATGCCAACGAGCAGGCTGCCGGGCTGATCGGCCTTGCCCCTGAAGTCCTGCGCACAGAGGCGTTCCTGGACGTATTCTCCGGCCGGGCGCCATTACCCGGCGGCGATACGCTGGCGGCGGTCTATAGCGGGCACCAGTTCGGTATTTGGGCGGGCCAGCTGGGCGATGGCCGCGCGCATCTGCTGGGCGAGGTCGAAGGCCCCGGCGGTAATTGGGAGTTGCAGTTGAAAGGCGCCGGGATGACCCCGTATTCCCGAATGGGCGACGGGCGCGCGGTGCTGCGTTCGTCCGTCCGCGAATATCTCGCCAGCGAGGCCATGAACGGCCTGCGCATTCCGACGACGCGCGCGCTGGCCCTCATCGTGTCCGACGATCGAGTCATGCGCGAAACCGTGGAAACCGCGGCGATCGTGACTCGCATGTCGCCCAGTTTCGTGCGTTTCGGGTCCTTCGAGCATTGGGCCGCGCGCCGCGAACCGGCGATGGTGCAAACGCTGGCGGACTACGTCATCGATCGCTTCTATCCGGAATGCCGGCACCCTGTGCCGGGCGCGGAAGAGGGCCCGCAGGCGCCCCTGGTGCGTCTGCTGGACGCGGTCGTCGGGCGCACGGCCAGGCTGATGGCCGACTGGCAATCCGTGGGCTTCTGCCACGGCGTCATGAACACGGACAATATGTCCATATTGGGCCTGACCCTGGACTACGGTCCCTACGGGTTTATGGACGGTTTTCGCCTGGACCATGTATGCAACCATTCGGATACCGAAGGGCGCTATGCCTGGAACCGGCAGCCTTCGGTCGCCCTGTGGAACCTTTATCGCCTGGCCGGTAGCCTGAACAGTGTGATCCAGGACGCGGATGTCGTGAAGGCCGTCCTGGACCGATATGAAGGCGCTTTTACCCAGGCGTTTCATGATCGCATGGCGGCCAAACTCGGCCTGGAGGCCTGGCGCCCGGACGACGAAGGCCTGCTCGATGACCTGCTCAAGCTCATGCACGAGCAGCGCGCGGATTTCACCTTGGCCTTCCGCCGCCTGTCCGGCGCCGTGCGAGGTGACTTCCAGCCTTTTCTAGACCTGTTCATCGACAGGGAGGCTGCCCGGGAGTGGCTGGGCCGCCTTCAGCAGCGCCATGAAGCCGAGCCGCGCGATGCCGGATCGCGCGCGGACGCGATGGACCGGGTCAATCCGCTATATGTCCTGCGCAATCATCTCGCGGAACTCGCGATACGCGCGGCGGCCCAGGGCGATGCCAGCATCATCGAGGAGCTGCTGCGCGTACTGCGGGATCCTTATACCGAACAGCCGGAATTTGCCCGCTACGCCGGCCTGCCGCCGGACTGGGCCAGCGATCTGGAAGTCAGTTGCTCATCCTGA
- a CDS encoding DUF2069 domain-containing protein, whose protein sequence is MDIELNRNLRLTCVATLLCLTLLCVLWETVLAPVRPGGSWLFLKALPLAFPLRGILRGNLYTYQWASMLILLYVMEGAVRALSDTLPLSAMLAGVELALALTFFACAILYVRPAKQAARRRRSSAT, encoded by the coding sequence ATGGATATTGAACTCAACCGTAACCTTCGCCTGACTTGCGTCGCGACGCTGCTGTGCCTGACGCTGCTGTGCGTATTGTGGGAAACCGTGCTGGCGCCGGTGCGGCCAGGGGGCTCCTGGCTCTTCCTGAAGGCATTGCCGCTGGCGTTTCCGCTCAGAGGCATATTGCGCGGGAATCTATATACCTACCAGTGGGCCTCCATGCTGATCCTGCTGTATGTCATGGAAGGGGCGGTGCGGGCGCTGTCGGATACCCTTCCGCTTTCGGCGATGCTGGCCGGCGTGGAACTTGCGTTGGCCCTGACGTTTTTCGCCTGCGCGATTCTTTATGTGCGGCCCGCCAAACAAGCCGCTCGCCGCCGCCGGTCGTCCGCAACCTGA
- a CDS encoding sensor histidine kinase — protein MNPDLWYPIATGALLNSYKASLAGLGAAVLVVIVLAAAWRRTGFPILAALLLLLSQGARPMLLSGGLAPWVPSNAQAGVSAACLGLGASAVLWMAASALRRRRAAIWAGIFRLMAWVAAIVSCGIAAAGNTLASRAGLDAASLPPALAALAVLSGAIAFMVLLVLAATPGRRLSLGNTGPAQANRAAARGQAGATPAALASGQREIEARLSMLNEVLERQRQMNALLSHEMRSPVATISAAVQSLEMVLEGSGEEIDSRLQRIGRAVGKISELMDQLLVQESAYDEAVAPRHEVVDLARLAADVVASIQTDVAHRLQLEAPTPAPAWCDGPLTGVVLRNLIHNAVKYSPADQPIRIQVGTLTAPGERTAWITVADRGPGIEKEDQARIFDPHFRRAAHRETKGLGLGLFLVRKICERQGGTLTVDSEPGNGARFTIALPVSKVR, from the coding sequence ATGAATCCCGATCTCTGGTATCCGATCGCCACTGGCGCGCTATTGAACTCCTACAAGGCCAGCCTGGCCGGCCTGGGCGCTGCCGTCCTTGTCGTTATCGTGCTTGCCGCGGCGTGGCGGCGGACCGGCTTCCCCATCCTTGCGGCGCTATTGCTGCTGTTGTCGCAGGGGGCCCGGCCCATGCTGCTGTCGGGTGGGCTCGCGCCCTGGGTACCGAGCAACGCGCAGGCCGGCGTATCGGCAGCGTGCCTGGGATTGGGCGCCAGCGCGGTGCTCTGGATGGCCGCAAGCGCCCTGCGCCGGCGCCGCGCGGCGATTTGGGCAGGAATCTTTCGCCTGATGGCATGGGTCGCCGCCATCGTATCCTGCGGTATCGCTGCGGCGGGCAACACACTGGCGTCGCGTGCCGGCCTGGATGCGGCCAGCCTGCCGCCGGCACTGGCCGCCCTCGCCGTCCTGTCCGGCGCCATCGCTTTCATGGTCCTGCTGGTACTGGCCGCCACGCCGGGCCGGCGCCTATCCCTGGGAAATACCGGGCCGGCGCAGGCGAATCGTGCCGCCGCTCGCGGCCAGGCCGGGGCCACGCCCGCCGCGCTGGCTTCCGGCCAACGGGAAATCGAGGCCCGTCTGTCCATGCTGAACGAGGTGCTGGAACGGCAGCGCCAGATGAACGCGCTGCTTTCTCATGAAATGCGTTCGCCGGTGGCGACCATCAGCGCGGCGGTTCAATCACTCGAAATGGTGCTGGAAGGCAGCGGGGAAGAAATCGACAGCCGTCTGCAGCGCATTGGCCGGGCGGTGGGAAAGATCAGCGAGCTGATGGACCAGTTGCTCGTCCAGGAGAGCGCCTACGACGAAGCCGTGGCCCCCCGCCACGAAGTGGTGGACCTGGCCCGCCTGGCCGCCGATGTCGTGGCATCGATCCAAACCGACGTGGCGCACCGGCTGCAGCTGGAAGCGCCGACGCCGGCACCGGCCTGGTGCGACGGCCCCCTTACCGGGGTGGTACTGCGCAATCTGATCCATAACGCCGTCAAGTACTCGCCGGCGGACCAACCGATCAGGATCCAGGTGGGGACATTGACGGCGCCTGGGGAAAGGACGGCATGGATCACGGTCGCCGACCGTGGACCCGGTATCGAAAAGGAAGACCAGGCGCGGATTTTCGACCCGCATTTCCGCCGCGCCGCGCACCGCGAAACCAAGGGACTGGGCCTGGGACTTTTCCTGGTCCGCAAAATCTGCGAACGCCAGGGTGGCACGCTGACGGTCGATAGCGAACCCGGGAACGGCGCGCGTTTCACCATCGCGCTGCCGGTCAGCAAAGTACGCTAG
- a CDS encoding GGDEF domain-containing protein — protein MTPPQAATAKESDLPQDETWHAVPPSPRRRGLAVALIALLVAMALLALVTGATLFAQSRAVSQPAGADIGLYSYRLVSQMNRLIADAQNTVRGGDSRAFVQNLQALSTFVDPGTAESAPGVALVRSLPAARVDVQMLDDRLRTWREAAETGNAARIQAAARDLADHAEEARQLADRLGGAVHQAQRGDTSQHNTAVADGFRRLQWAFVGLLACSGILAIWLLVLNRHARHFNQRMAQANARLESAVAHRTRQLVWLANTDPLTGLKNRRAFMETAEAQILQCRRYPHPLAALLIDIDHFKSINDRYGHHVGDQAIRRVTDTITNTLRDSDIIGRFGGEEFAVLMPHTDLPAALVAAERLRQAVAGMKIGLLEGGPLSMTISLGLAMHEPGVSLDTLLMRADMALYRAKSGSRNRVEIYGREREEIAQ, from the coding sequence ATGACGCCTCCCCAAGCCGCGACCGCCAAAGAGTCCGACCTCCCGCAGGACGAGACCTGGCACGCCGTCCCGCCGTCCCCCCGGCGGCGCGGGCTGGCGGTTGCCCTGATCGCGCTGCTGGTTGCGATGGCCCTGCTGGCCTTGGTGACCGGCGCGACGCTGTTCGCGCAGTCGCGAGCGGTGTCCCAGCCGGCGGGGGCCGATATCGGACTGTACAGCTACCGGTTGGTTTCACAAATGAACCGCCTCATCGCCGACGCACAGAATACCGTGCGTGGCGGCGACTCCCGCGCCTTCGTCCAGAACCTGCAGGCATTGTCCACCTTCGTCGATCCCGGCACGGCGGAAAGCGCGCCGGGGGTTGCCCTGGTCCGCTCGCTGCCGGCGGCCCGGGTCGACGTACAGATGCTGGACGACCGCTTGAGGACCTGGCGCGAGGCCGCGGAAACGGGCAATGCCGCACGCATACAGGCGGCGGCGCGGGACCTGGCCGATCACGCCGAAGAAGCCCGCCAACTGGCGGACCGCCTGGGCGGCGCCGTGCACCAGGCGCAACGCGGCGATACCAGCCAGCACAATACGGCCGTCGCGGACGGTTTCAGGCGACTGCAGTGGGCCTTCGTCGGCCTGCTGGCCTGCAGCGGGATCCTGGCGATATGGCTGCTCGTATTGAATCGCCATGCGCGCCACTTCAACCAGCGCATGGCGCAGGCCAATGCCCGCCTGGAGTCGGCCGTCGCCCATCGCACGCGCCAGCTGGTCTGGCTGGCGAATACAGACCCATTGACCGGGTTGAAGAACCGCCGCGCCTTCATGGAGACCGCGGAGGCGCAGATATTGCAATGCCGGCGCTACCCCCACCCGCTGGCGGCCTTGCTGATCGATATCGATCACTTCAAATCGATCAACGACCGCTACGGCCATCACGTCGGGGATCAGGCGATCCGCCGCGTGACGGACACCATCACCAATACCCTGCGCGACAGCGACATCATCGGCCGCTTCGGCGGTGAGGAATTCGCCGTCCTGATGCCCCACACCGACCTGCCGGCCGCGCTGGTGGCGGCGGAACGGCTGCGCCAGGCCGTGGCGGGCATGAAGATAGGCCTGCTGGAAGGTGGCCCGCTCAGCATGACGATCTCGCTGGGCCTGGCGATGCACGAACCCGGGGTATCGCTGGATACGCTGCTGATGCGCGCCGACATGGCGCTGTACCGGGCAAAGAGCGGCAGCCGCAACCGCGTCGAAATCTACGGCCGCGAACGCGAAGAAATCGCCCAATAA
- a CDS encoding response regulator transcription factor — MQTQAADGVLCIGLLEDDADFREELKLGLGGYGFRVNFACASAPEFYRHMESQPCDVVILDANVQGAEDGFSVATRLRALHAVGIVMLTGRGALEDRVRGLEGGADIYITKPVDLLELSSVIRSLARRMRLSRSPAPQAVADRGAQNWSLQDGGWILVSPDGGSLHLSAQERVFLNALIDASGNVVSRQALSELFSPANPSEFELRRIDVLVSRLRAKAQSSGMKLPVLSVRGQGYVFAA, encoded by the coding sequence GTGCAAACGCAAGCAGCAGACGGCGTGTTATGTATCGGTCTGTTAGAAGATGATGCGGACTTTCGAGAAGAGCTCAAGCTGGGCCTGGGCGGCTACGGCTTCCGGGTCAACTTCGCGTGCGCCAGCGCTCCGGAATTCTATCGTCATATGGAAAGCCAGCCCTGCGACGTGGTTATCCTGGACGCCAACGTGCAAGGGGCGGAGGACGGCTTCTCGGTAGCGACGCGACTGCGCGCTTTGCATGCCGTGGGCATTGTCATGCTGACCGGACGGGGGGCGCTGGAAGACCGCGTGCGCGGCCTGGAAGGCGGTGCCGACATCTACATCACCAAGCCGGTCGACCTGCTCGAATTGAGTTCGGTCATCCGCAGCCTTGCGCGCCGGATGCGGTTGTCGCGCAGTCCCGCTCCCCAGGCGGTGGCCGACCGCGGCGCCCAGAACTGGAGCTTGCAGGACGGCGGCTGGATTCTGGTTTCCCCCGACGGCGGCAGCCTGCACCTGAGCGCGCAGGAACGCGTCTTCCTGAACGCCTTGATCGACGCGAGCGGCAATGTGGTCAGCCGCCAGGCGCTCTCGGAGCTGTTCAGCCCGGCCAATCCGAGTGAGTTCGAACTCCGGCGCATCGACGTGCTGGTCAGCCGGCTGCGTGCAAAGGCTCAGTCCAGCGGCATGAAACTGCCCGTGCTGTCGGTACGCGGCCAGGGCTACGTGTTCGCGGCCTAG
- a CDS encoding CBS domain-containing protein, which yields MLKVSEILRVKGDTLYTATPDTPVIKAVETMGIQDIGSLVIMESSMLVGMLTFREIIQHLSRNNGTLGNTTIRAIMDDAPVSVTPNTSAEEVQRLMLEKHARYIPVMDGKVLMGVISFYDMAQAIVNAQRFENNMLKAYIRDWPMDEEGASSKEM from the coding sequence ATGTTGAAGGTCAGCGAAATTCTTCGGGTCAAGGGCGACACGCTCTATACGGCCACGCCGGACACCCCCGTCATCAAGGCGGTGGAAACCATGGGCATACAGGACATCGGCTCACTCGTCATCATGGAATCGAGCATGTTGGTCGGCATGCTGACGTTCCGTGAAATCATCCAGCACCTGAGCCGCAACAATGGCACGCTGGGCAACACAACGATCCGCGCCATCATGGACGACGCGCCGGTCAGCGTGACGCCCAATACCAGCGCGGAAGAAGTGCAGCGCCTGATGCTGGAAAAGCATGCGCGCTATATCCCGGTGATGGACGGCAAAGTGCTGATGGGCGTGATCTCGTTCTACGATATGGCGCAGGCCATTGTGAACGCCCAGCGTTTTGAAAACAACATGTTGAAGGCGTACATCCGCGACTGGCCGATGGACGAGGAAGGCGCCTCCTCCAAGGAAATGTAA
- a CDS encoding YihY family inner membrane protein has product MKPPVDTAAADSAPESQNHRASWASRVVKVLRFASQRAGEEQLLQVASSLTFTTVLAIVPMLAVVLSLFTAFPVFQEFRIALEDFLTHSLMPPAVSDNIMNYLNQFARQASRLTAIGGGLLLVTSILLIMTIDKTFNDIWHVTRQRPLSQRALMYWAVLTLGPVVAGASLWGTSFLARESLGLVREVPDIIGLAVSFLPLLLTGLGFAALFIVVPNRHVFWMDALAGGFGTAIVLELMKAAFAYYLTRFPTYTVIYGTFATLPIFLLWIYLSWLAVLFGATVAASLPMIRVGRWDINRETGAAFVDAVEVLRCLYRNMGSNPPGRSASHLAVDLHLHHDELNAVLEALSDLGMVVRTQEQRWILACDPRRAALPPLFDRFLLDRNQRRLREAPEILRVARAILTTEVAPTLEDLMQEAQNTGNGSADILKIEAVKK; this is encoded by the coding sequence ATGAAACCGCCCGTCGATACGGCCGCCGCGGACTCGGCGCCCGAATCCCAGAACCACCGCGCCTCATGGGCAAGCCGGGTGGTGAAGGTCTTGCGCTTTGCCTCGCAACGCGCGGGTGAGGAGCAGCTGCTGCAGGTGGCCTCCAGCCTGACGTTTACCACCGTGCTGGCAATCGTTCCCATGCTGGCCGTGGTGCTTTCGCTGTTCACGGCCTTTCCGGTGTTCCAGGAATTCCGCATCGCGCTGGAGGACTTCCTCACGCACAGCCTGATGCCGCCGGCGGTGTCGGACAACATCATGAATTACCTGAACCAGTTCGCGCGCCAGGCCAGCCGCCTGACGGCGATAGGCGGCGGCCTGCTGCTGGTGACGTCGATCCTGCTGATCATGACGATCGACAAGACCTTCAACGACATTTGGCACGTTACGCGGCAACGGCCGCTGTCGCAGCGGGCGCTGATGTACTGGGCGGTCCTGACACTGGGGCCGGTCGTCGCCGGCGCCAGCCTATGGGGCACGTCCTTCCTGGCGCGGGAATCCCTGGGGCTGGTGCGCGAAGTCCCCGACATCATCGGCCTGGCGGTGTCCTTCCTGCCCCTTTTGCTGACCGGCCTGGGCTTCGCGGCACTGTTCATCGTGGTGCCGAACCGCCATGTCTTCTGGATGGACGCGCTGGCCGGCGGCTTCGGCACCGCCATCGTGCTGGAGCTGATGAAGGCGGCGTTCGCCTATTACCTGACGCGATTCCCGACCTATACCGTCATTTACGGCACCTTCGCCACGTTGCCGATCTTCCTGCTATGGATCTATCTATCCTGGCTGGCCGTCCTGTTCGGCGCTACCGTCGCGGCCAGCCTGCCCATGATCCGGGTCGGCCGCTGGGACATCAACCGCGAAACCGGGGCCGCCTTCGTGGACGCCGTGGAGGTACTGCGCTGCCTGTACCGCAATATGGGCAGCAATCCGCCCGGCCGCAGCGCCAGCCACCTTGCTGTCGACCTGCATCTTCATCACGACGAACTGAATGCGGTGCTCGAAGCCCTGTCCGACCTGGGCATGGTGGTGCGTACCCAGGAACAGCGCTGGATCCTTGCCTGCGATCCCCGCCGCGCGGCGCTGCCCCCTCTTTTCGACCGTTTCCTCCTGGATCGGAACCAGCGGCGATTGCGGGAAGCGCCTGAAATCCTGCGGGTCGCCCGTGCCATTCTCACCACCGAAGTCGCGCCAACGCTGGAAGATCTCATGCAGGAAGCGCAAAATACCGGCAATGGCTCGGCTGACATCCTGAAGATCGAAGCCGTCAAAAAATAA
- the dusA gene encoding tRNA dihydrouridine(20/20a) synthase DusA produces MLPSDWRLCVAPMIDVTDRHCRFFHRLLAPHARLYTEMITTGALLHGDVARHLDFDTVEHPVALQLGGSEPDALAQAARLGERWGYDEINLNCGCPSERVQRGAFGACLMAEPDLVADCVKAMRDAVDVPVTVKHRLGLDYDESYAFVRDFVGKLYDAGCRVFIVHARNAVLKGLSPKDNREIPPLRYDAAAMLKRDFPDCVVVLNGGLGDAGAAEQAARQFDGVMLGRAAWHTPRVLSELSLRFWPSTRLPGDAQVVDAMMDYATRAVARGVPLRVIVRPLLGLVNGQAGARRWRRMLSDAAALKSDDPGLIYEAWRSVHHPAARHAEAVELD; encoded by the coding sequence GTGCTTCCCTCCGATTGGCGCCTGTGCGTCGCGCCCATGATCGATGTTACCGATCGCCATTGCCGTTTCTTCCATCGGCTGCTGGCGCCGCACGCACGGCTGTACACCGAGATGATCACCACGGGGGCATTGCTGCACGGCGACGTTGCGCGCCATCTGGATTTCGATACGGTGGAGCACCCCGTGGCCCTGCAACTGGGCGGAAGCGAGCCGGATGCGCTGGCGCAAGCGGCCCGCCTGGGCGAGCGTTGGGGCTACGATGAAATCAACCTGAACTGCGGCTGTCCTTCCGAACGGGTGCAGCGTGGCGCGTTCGGGGCATGCCTGATGGCCGAGCCGGACCTCGTGGCCGATTGCGTCAAGGCAATGCGGGATGCGGTCGACGTCCCGGTCACGGTCAAGCATCGGCTGGGGCTGGACTACGACGAGTCATATGCATTCGTTCGCGATTTCGTGGGCAAGCTTTATGACGCCGGCTGCCGTGTCTTCATCGTGCACGCGCGCAATGCCGTATTGAAGGGCCTGTCACCGAAGGACAATCGCGAAATCCCGCCTTTGCGCTATGACGCGGCCGCCATGCTGAAACGTGACTTTCCCGATTGCGTGGTGGTGCTGAATGGCGGACTGGGCGATGCCGGAGCCGCCGAGCAGGCCGCGCGGCAATTCGACGGCGTGATGCTGGGACGCGCGGCCTGGCACACGCCGCGGGTTCTTTCTGAACTGTCGCTGCGCTTCTGGCCCTCCACGCGCCTGCCGGGCGATGCGCAGGTGGTCGATGCAATGATGGACTATGCCACCCGGGCGGTCGCCCGCGGCGTGCCGCTGCGAGTCATCGTGCGCCCCTTGCTTGGCCTGGTCAACGGGCAGGCAGGCGCCCGCCGGTGGCGCCGCATGCTATCGGATGCGGCGGCCTTGAAGTCCGACGACCCAGGGCTGATCTACGAAGCGTGGCGCAGCGTGCACCATCCTGCCGCTCGACACGCTGAAGCCGTGGAGCTGGACTAG